Proteins encoded together in one Chthoniobacterales bacterium window:
- a CDS encoding glycosyltransferase, translating into MKQKQLIFVVAYEAEAHIPELFERIRQSGLEATHDILVIDDASGDKTAEVAKRLASGLSTKTTVLRNPSNLGYGGNQKLGYEYAIREGYEAVVLLHGDCQYPPEFIPEMTRPIVEGRADVVFGSRMLDKKSALRGGMPLYKWIGNQVTTAVQNFLLGAKFSECHTGFRAYRVPLLAKIPFRYNSNGFHFDADIIIQCHRAGARFLEIPIPTRYSTEICRVNGVQYCWNCFKSGLADRCTQMEIFYSRKFDLQQKPVYESKLGLTGSSHEVALRMVPEGSKVVDLGGGNGALARELKKKGCRVTVVDTQLDLQDEENITTVHASVEDLAQIPKAEVVLLMDVIEHIRRNEQFLLLEKIRVMGSTQPTKVIVSVPNSVFLPVRVMMMLGRINYGRRGILDETHAFLFTRHSLRSLLLSAGYKIGRVEYTSAPVAFAFPGLPRFSRFLSSLQLRLAHLLPGWFAYQIVAEAYPAATVSALLQAAEEARS; encoded by the coding sequence ATCCCCGAACTTTTCGAGAGGATCCGCCAAAGCGGCTTGGAGGCCACCCACGATATACTCGTGATCGATGACGCATCTGGCGACAAAACTGCGGAAGTAGCAAAGCGCCTGGCATCGGGCCTATCGACGAAGACAACGGTTCTCAGAAATCCGAGCAACCTTGGATACGGTGGAAACCAGAAGCTCGGCTACGAGTATGCGATACGAGAGGGATATGAGGCCGTCGTGCTTCTGCATGGTGACTGCCAATACCCCCCCGAATTCATTCCGGAAATGACACGTCCGATTGTCGAGGGACGAGCTGATGTGGTGTTTGGCTCGCGCATGCTCGATAAAAAAAGCGCATTGCGGGGGGGCATGCCTCTTTACAAGTGGATCGGCAACCAGGTCACGACGGCGGTGCAAAATTTTCTGCTCGGCGCGAAGTTTTCCGAGTGCCACACGGGATTCCGCGCCTACCGTGTTCCGCTGCTGGCGAAGATTCCCTTTCGATACAATTCCAACGGATTTCATTTCGATGCCGACATCATCATCCAGTGTCACCGCGCGGGTGCACGCTTTCTTGAGATACCTATCCCCACCCGTTACAGCACCGAGATTTGCCGCGTCAATGGCGTGCAGTATTGCTGGAATTGCTTCAAATCGGGTCTTGCCGACCGCTGCACACAGATGGAGATTTTTTATAGCCGCAAGTTCGACCTGCAGCAAAAGCCTGTTTACGAATCCAAGCTCGGCCTGACGGGTTCCAGCCATGAAGTGGCGTTGCGCATGGTCCCGGAGGGCTCGAAAGTCGTCGATTTGGGCGGCGGCAACGGTGCCTTGGCCCGTGAGCTCAAAAAAAAGGGCTGCCGGGTCACGGTGGTTGACACGCAACTTGATCTTCAGGATGAGGAGAACATCACGACGGTGCATGCGAGCGTGGAAGATTTGGCGCAGATTCCCAAGGCGGAAGTGGTTTTGCTCATGGATGTCATCGAGCACATTCGCCGCAATGAGCAGTTTCTGCTTCTCGAAAAGATCCGCGTAATGGGCAGCACTCAGCCTACCAAGGTGATCGTCAGTGTGCCCAACTCCGTCTTTCTCCCGGTGCGGGTCATGATGATGCTGGGCCGGATCAATTACGGGCGGCGCGGTATTCTGGATGAGACGCATGCATTTCTTTTCACGCGCCATTCACTCCGGTCTCTGTTGCTGTCGGCGGGCTACAAAATCGGGCGCGTGGAATACACCTCTGCGCCCGTCGCCTTCGCCTTTCCCGGACTGCCGAGGTTCTCGCGCTTTCTTTCGAGCCTGCAGTTGAGGTTGGCCCATCTCCTGCCGGGGTGGTTCGCCTACCAGATCGTGGCAGAGGCTTATCCTGCGGCCACGGTTAGTGCTTTGTTGCAGGCCGCCGAGGAAGCTCGCTCCTGA